From Alienimonas californiensis, a single genomic window includes:
- a CDS encoding Uma2 family endonuclease, whose amino-acid sequence MSADPSDIPMYTREEYLEFERDALTKHEFYRGRIRAMSGANAPHVLISGNVLRHLGNTLRRAGGGGCYVFNSDMRIHCPDGRDTYPDLSVCCGEPDYFRYRGTDTLRNPEAIVEVLSKSTADEDRGPKFASYRQIPSLREYLLLAYTHRAAERYVRTETGWIYASFRPLDGDDRFPLLSTEIAFDDAYALTGLPDEPPGPFRLVRAEDEPRHEPPAEIGDEEASCDL is encoded by the coding sequence GTGAGCGCCGACCCGTCCGACATTCCCATGTACACCCGCGAGGAGTATCTCGAGTTCGAGCGAGACGCTCTGACGAAGCACGAGTTCTACCGCGGTCGCATTCGCGCCATGAGCGGCGCGAACGCTCCGCACGTGCTGATCTCGGGGAACGTGCTTCGCCACCTCGGGAACACTCTCCGAAGGGCCGGCGGCGGCGGGTGCTACGTGTTCAATTCGGACATGCGGATCCACTGTCCCGACGGTCGCGACACCTACCCGGACCTGTCGGTGTGCTGCGGCGAACCCGATTATTTTCGGTACCGCGGCACCGACACGCTCCGCAATCCGGAGGCGATCGTCGAAGTGCTGTCGAAGTCGACCGCGGACGAGGATCGCGGGCCGAAGTTCGCCAGTTACCGACAGATCCCGTCCCTGCGGGAATATTTACTGCTCGCCTACACCCACCGGGCGGCCGAGCGATATGTGAGAACCGAGACCGGCTGGATTTACGCCTCGTTCCGACCGCTGGACGGCGACGACCGATTCCCGCTGCTTTCCACTGAAATTGCGTTCGACGACGCCTACGCCCTGACGGGCCTGCCGGACGAGCCGCCCGGACCGTTCCGACTGGTGCGGGCCGAGGACGAACCCAGACACGAACCGCCCGCCGAGATCGGCGACGAAGAAGCGAGTTGCGACTTATGA
- the sufC gene encoding Fe-S cluster assembly ATPase SufC, with amino-acid sequence MSTLQITDLHVSVGDTPILRGVNLTLNSAEVHALMGPNGSGKSTLAYALAGHPGYTVTSGSVTLDGEEVVGMEADQRARKGLYLAFQYPVTIPGVKVADFLRHAVSNVRNPDRKEGGELISMREYRRELYERMDELSVDRAFARRYLNEGFSGGEKKRMEILQMAMLRPRFAFLDETDSGLDTDAVNVVSEGVAKLAAEQKMGVLIITHHDRLLHYNTPDHTHVMLGGKIVESGGADLAAELYTDGYAGVRDRHPEVAAEADARREAAPPELVGA; translated from the coding sequence ATGAGTACCCTTCAAATCACCGATCTGCACGTCTCCGTCGGCGACACGCCGATCCTGCGCGGCGTGAACCTCACGCTCAACAGCGCGGAGGTCCACGCCCTGATGGGGCCGAACGGCAGCGGCAAAAGCACCCTCGCCTACGCCCTGGCCGGCCATCCCGGCTACACGGTGACCTCCGGCAGCGTCACGCTCGACGGAGAAGAGGTCGTCGGGATGGAAGCCGATCAGCGGGCCCGCAAGGGGCTGTACCTCGCCTTCCAGTACCCGGTGACGATTCCCGGCGTGAAGGTGGCCGACTTCCTGCGGCACGCCGTCTCTAACGTCCGCAACCCGGACCGCAAGGAGGGCGGGGAACTGATCTCCATGCGGGAGTACCGCCGCGAACTTTACGAGCGGATGGACGAGTTGAGCGTCGACCGCGCCTTCGCCCGCCGCTACCTCAACGAGGGCTTCAGCGGCGGGGAGAAGAAGCGGATGGAAATCCTCCAGATGGCGATGCTCCGGCCGCGTTTCGCCTTCCTCGACGAGACCGACAGCGGCCTGGACACCGACGCGGTGAACGTGGTCTCCGAGGGCGTCGCCAAGCTGGCCGCGGAGCAGAAGATGGGCGTCCTCATCATCACGCACCACGATCGCCTGCTGCACTACAACACGCCGGATCACACCCACGTGATGCTGGGCGGGAAGATCGTCGAGAGCGGCGGCGCCGACCTCGCCGCGGAACTGTACACGGACGGCTACGCCGGCGTTCGCGATCGTCACCCGGAAGTCGCCGCCGAGGCGGACGCCCGCCGCGAGGCCGCCCCTCCGGAATTGGTGGGGGCCTGA
- the sufB gene encoding Fe-S cluster assembly protein SufB — protein sequence MPATLDTPPNAGARDFESPVADRPDVDLGNYRFGFHDQTDTYAFKSRKGLDREIVAQISEMKGEPAWMRDYRLDSLALFEKRPMPTWGGKLGDINYQDIFYYMKASSGQERSWDDVPEDIRKTYEKLGIPEAEQKYLSGVKAQYESEVVYGSLQQDLVDQGVIFTDTDSALREHEDLFREYWATVIPADDNKFSALNSAVWSGGSFIYVPKGVQIKFPLQAYFRINSENMGQFERTLIIVDEGANIHYVEGCTAPTYSSNSLHSAVVEIVVKKEGRCRYSTIQNWSNNVYNLVTKRAHVYGDATMEWVDGNLGSRLTMKYPACHLLEEGARGETLSIAFAGPGQHQDAGAKMVHAAPNTSSRIISKSLSKDGGRASYRGLVKIMDGATGSKSNVVCDALILDPQSKSDTYPYIECEEADVSLEHEASVSKIAEDQLFYLMSRGLSEAEASGMIVTGFIEPLVKELPMEYAVEMNRLIELQMEGSVG from the coding sequence ATGCCCGCCACCCTCGACACCCCGCCGAACGCCGGCGCCCGCGACTTCGAATCCCCAGTCGCCGATCGGCCGGACGTGGACCTCGGCAACTATCGCTTCGGCTTCCACGACCAGACCGACACGTACGCCTTCAAGTCCCGCAAGGGCCTGGACAGGGAGATCGTCGCGCAGATCTCGGAGATGAAGGGCGAACCCGCCTGGATGCGGGACTACCGGCTCGACAGCCTCGCGCTGTTCGAGAAGCGGCCCATGCCCACCTGGGGCGGCAAGCTGGGTGACATCAACTACCAGGACATCTTCTACTACATGAAGGCCAGCAGCGGGCAGGAGCGCAGCTGGGACGACGTGCCGGAGGACATCCGTAAGACCTACGAGAAGCTCGGTATCCCCGAGGCGGAGCAGAAGTATCTCTCCGGCGTGAAGGCCCAGTACGAGAGCGAAGTTGTCTACGGCTCGCTCCAGCAGGACCTCGTCGATCAGGGCGTGATCTTCACGGACACCGACAGCGCCCTGCGGGAGCACGAAGATCTGTTCCGCGAGTACTGGGCGACGGTGATCCCCGCGGACGATAACAAGTTCAGTGCTCTGAACAGCGCCGTCTGGAGCGGCGGGAGCTTTATCTACGTCCCGAAGGGCGTGCAGATTAAGTTCCCGCTCCAGGCCTATTTCCGCATCAACAGCGAGAATATGGGCCAGTTCGAGCGGACCCTGATCATCGTCGACGAGGGGGCGAACATCCATTACGTCGAAGGCTGCACGGCCCCGACGTACAGCTCCAACTCGCTGCACAGCGCCGTGGTGGAGATCGTCGTCAAGAAAGAGGGCCGTTGCCGGTATTCGACCATTCAGAACTGGTCGAACAACGTCTACAACCTCGTCACGAAGCGGGCCCACGTGTACGGCGACGCGACGATGGAGTGGGTCGACGGCAACCTCGGCTCGCGACTGACGATGAAGTATCCGGCCTGCCACCTGCTGGAGGAGGGCGCTCGCGGGGAGACGCTGTCGATCGCCTTCGCCGGCCCCGGCCAGCACCAAGACGCCGGCGCCAAGATGGTGCACGCCGCCCCGAATACCTCCAGCCGGATCATCTCCAAGTCCCTCAGCAAGGACGGCGGCCGCGCCTCCTACCGCGGGCTGGTGAAGATCATGGACGGGGCGACCGGCTCCAAGAGCAACGTCGTCTGCGACGCGCTGATCCTCGACCCGCAGAGCAAGTCCGACACCTACCCGTACATCGAGTGCGAGGAGGCGGACGTCTCGCTGGAGCACGAGGCCAGCGTCTCCAAGATCGCCGAGGATCAGCTGTTCTATCTGATGAGCCGCGGCCTTTCCGAGGCCGAGGCCAGCGGGATGATCGTCACGGGCTTCATCGAGCCGCTCGTCAAGGAGCTGCCGATGGAGTATGCGGTCGAGATGAACCGCCTGATCGAACTGCAGATGGAAGGCAGCGTGGGCTGA
- a CDS encoding metal-sulfur cluster assembly factor encodes MPAESELVDALKEVIDPELMVNIVDLGLVYEVTPPTEEGGEAKVSMTLTSPACPAGPQIMQNAKAAVERVEGVGECDVTLTMDPPWSPERMTEDARDQLGIF; translated from the coding sequence ATGCCCGCCGAATCCGAACTCGTCGACGCCCTCAAAGAGGTCATCGATCCTGAATTGATGGTCAATATCGTCGATCTGGGCCTCGTCTACGAGGTGACCCCGCCGACGGAGGAGGGGGGCGAGGCAAAGGTCTCCATGACGCTCACGAGCCCGGCCTGCCCGGCCGGCCCGCAGATCATGCAGAACGCGAAAGCGGCTGTGGAGCGCGTGGAAGGCGTTGGCGAATGCGACGTGACGCTGACGATGGATCCGCCGTGGTCGCCGGAGCGGATGACCGAAGACGCCCGCGATCAGCTCGGGATCTTCTGA
- a CDS encoding PP2C family protein-serine/threonine phosphatase: MGRSASPKPIQLRHGVLSITGNFRKNNEDSAFVDPDGRFFVVADGMGGQAAGEKASAMAVEMIPEALVAKLDFKRAGKETVSALLDRAVAEANAEIMAAGALDPEQNQMGTTVVFLVAAGGLLHVGGVGDSRVYLLRDGQLRQLTTDHSLVQALVEAGTIKPEEAATHRYKNVLYRYLGSKEGGQGACVKALEPRRGDRFLLCSDGVTDGLDGDPLRELLRSQADPQAAAEAVVQAAQDGGSKDNITCLIVDVA, encoded by the coding sequence ATGGGCCGCTCCGCGTCACCGAAGCCGATCCAACTGCGGCACGGGGTGCTGAGCATCACGGGGAACTTTCGCAAGAACAACGAGGACAGCGCCTTCGTCGACCCCGACGGGCGGTTCTTCGTCGTCGCCGACGGCATGGGCGGACAGGCGGCCGGCGAGAAAGCCAGCGCCATGGCCGTGGAGATGATCCCGGAGGCCCTGGTCGCGAAGCTGGACTTCAAGCGGGCGGGTAAGGAGACTGTCTCCGCGCTGCTGGACCGCGCCGTCGCGGAGGCCAACGCGGAGATCATGGCCGCCGGGGCGCTCGACCCGGAGCAGAATCAGATGGGCACCACGGTGGTGTTCCTGGTCGCGGCGGGAGGCCTGCTGCATGTCGGCGGCGTGGGCGACAGCCGCGTCTACCTGCTCCGCGACGGTCAGCTCCGGCAGCTCACCACCGACCACAGCCTCGTGCAGGCGTTAGTGGAAGCCGGCACGATCAAGCCGGAGGAGGCGGCGACGCACCGCTACAAAAACGTGCTGTATCGCTACCTCGGCAGCAAGGAAGGCGGGCAGGGCGCCTGCGTAAAGGCGTTGGAGCCGCGGCGGGGCGACCGGTTCCTGCTGTGCAGCGACGGGGTGACGGACGGGCTGGACGGCGATCCGCTACGCGAACTGCTGCGTTCGCAGGCCGATCCTCAGGCCGCGGCGGAAGCTGTCGTGCAGGCGGCCCAGGACGGCGGCTCGAAAGACAACATTACCTGCCTGATCGTCGACGTGGCCTGA
- a CDS encoding sugar phosphate isomerase/epimerase family protein yields the protein MLVCEEAKAPLPRPRLALGQPTTRRWSMDRDLDAVADCGFDSIGLWNGKFRSRSRREVARAIRRSGVAVSSLSWIGGFTQGDEFDRRQAWFEAAEAVKLAGEVGAKCICVATGGNGCFTERHAAQNLIPGTLRKLAAMAAEFDVSIAVQPLPGRLVRDSVVRSVSDTLKLLDRVDRPNVGMALPTLLMARNPSLVNRVHEFAHAVKLVKLSDCRVSGARGERRGQGQYPGHGSLPLATLVHRLAECGYRGDYELDVWNRRAWERQDHAESLRRTVRWFADLHDAGR from the coding sequence ATGCTGGTCTGCGAAGAAGCGAAGGCCCCGCTGCCGCGGCCGCGATTGGCGCTCGGCCAGCCGACCACCCGCCGCTGGAGCATGGACCGGGATCTCGACGCGGTCGCCGATTGCGGCTTCGACTCCATCGGATTGTGGAACGGCAAGTTCCGTTCGCGGTCGCGGCGGGAAGTGGCCCGGGCGATCCGGCGGTCCGGCGTGGCGGTCAGCAGCCTGTCGTGGATCGGCGGGTTCACCCAGGGCGATGAGTTCGACCGGCGGCAGGCGTGGTTCGAAGCGGCAGAGGCCGTCAAGCTGGCGGGCGAGGTGGGGGCGAAGTGTATCTGCGTCGCCACCGGCGGCAACGGCTGCTTCACGGAGCGGCACGCGGCCCAGAACCTCATTCCGGGCACCCTGCGAAAACTCGCCGCGATGGCGGCGGAGTTCGACGTCTCCATCGCCGTCCAGCCGCTGCCGGGCCGCCTAGTGCGGGACAGCGTCGTGCGGTCCGTCTCAGACACGCTCAAACTGCTGGACCGGGTTGACCGGCCGAACGTCGGCATGGCGCTGCCGACGCTGCTGATGGCTCGAAATCCCTCGCTGGTCAACCGGGTGCACGAGTTCGCCCACGCGGTGAAGCTGGTCAAGCTGTCGGACTGCCGCGTCAGCGGGGCCCGGGGCGAGCGACGCGGGCAGGGGCAGTACCCGGGCCACGGTTCGTTGCCGCTGGCGACCTTGGTGCATCGGCTCGCGGAGTGCGGCTATCGGGGCGACTACGAACTGGACGTCTGGAACCGCAGGGCCTGGGAGCGGCAGGATCATGCGGAGAGCCTGCGTCGCACCGTTCGCTGGTTCGCCGATCTGCACGACGCGGGCCGCTGA
- a CDS encoding zinc-dependent metalloprotease codes for MRRRIRFLQPLVWSAAACLIGLAPVAVAADDKPEFPEHAKVLEGFDKVASPTKADGTAEKPLWTLWTRSKDGQMYAELPSGFAAQQYFVALTVASGEEFAGLQAGDLYVKFRRYDKVLAVIAPNVDVRTTEKEAKASVERLFTDRVLMEIPIVTIGPGGGPVIDMDALCVGNASQFFQGLSLSRSTPRIFSIKQAKAFTENVEVAFEVPGSGGQLKTLHYSFSVLTPSPGFKPRDADQRVGYFTTAYSDYGKYESDETRIRYITRWHLEKADPKLQLSPPKEPIVFYVEHTTPVRYRRWVKEGILAWNKAFEKIGIEDAIQVEYQDAGTGRHMDKDPEDVRYNFVRWLNNDIGTAIGPSRINPETGEILDADIILTDGWIRHFQMQFDKVMPKVAMQGMGPETLAWLAEHPSWDPRVRFAEPGDRAHVAAAIARQAFDPLAGHAAGSVGTEMMGDDQFDGLIGTGVQRNGLCLAANEKGAELAALRMELAMRAFDKKELKKKKAEEAKAKAESEAKKEAADGEDDAEKKDEDPAEDGEEQPDEEAESPEKDDDADEDEAQLLDGMPESFIGPQLAHLVAHEVGHTLGLRHNFKATAVSRFDEINGGTGLIATSVMDYTPINIRFHAGEKQGAYAMEGIGPYDVWAIEYGYVADAKELPKLLAKSTEPELAFGTDEDTSGPDPFARRYDFGSDPLTYAKDQMELINDRRTKLLEAFVEDGDGWFKAREGYEMTLSMQMRQLGMMSNWVGGVFVRRDVKGQEGAKPPLSVVEAKDQREALEFVIENSFRDGAYGLTPELLSHLTTAKWMDGNGWQSAMSDSVFPVHDRIEGMQASVMTQLLNPTVLRRVYDNELQVPAGEDAFTLPELLETVRTAVWTELVKAPEGDFSPRKPMISSLRRNLQREHVSRLIDLSLPGAGNGAAFKPISNLASMQLKEIADELGTFLKEHGDRADAYTKAHLMEAESMIRKALDAEYIYNANEIGGSSGRPMIIFGNEPAAANRR; via the coding sequence ATGAGACGTCGAATCCGCTTTCTTCAGCCGCTCGTTTGGTCGGCCGCCGCGTGCCTGATCGGGCTCGCCCCCGTCGCGGTCGCGGCGGACGACAAGCCGGAGTTTCCCGAACACGCCAAGGTGCTGGAGGGGTTCGATAAGGTCGCCAGCCCCACTAAGGCCGACGGCACCGCGGAGAAGCCACTCTGGACGCTCTGGACGCGGTCCAAAGACGGCCAGATGTACGCGGAACTGCCCAGCGGCTTTGCCGCGCAGCAGTACTTCGTCGCCCTGACCGTCGCCAGCGGCGAGGAGTTCGCCGGCCTACAAGCGGGCGACCTGTACGTGAAGTTCCGGCGCTACGACAAGGTGCTGGCGGTGATCGCCCCTAACGTCGACGTGCGGACCACCGAGAAAGAGGCCAAGGCCTCCGTCGAGCGGCTGTTCACCGACCGCGTGCTGATGGAGATCCCGATCGTCACGATCGGCCCCGGCGGCGGCCCGGTGATCGATATGGACGCGCTCTGCGTCGGCAACGCCTCGCAGTTTTTCCAGGGGCTGTCGCTCAGCCGCAGCACGCCGCGGATTTTCAGCATCAAGCAGGCGAAGGCGTTCACGGAGAACGTCGAAGTCGCCTTCGAGGTCCCCGGCTCCGGCGGACAGCTCAAAACGCTGCATTACAGCTTCAGCGTGCTGACCCCCAGCCCCGGCTTCAAACCCCGCGACGCGGACCAGCGCGTCGGCTATTTCACGACCGCCTACAGCGACTACGGCAAGTACGAGAGCGACGAGACCCGCATTCGCTATATCACCCGTTGGCACCTGGAGAAAGCCGATCCGAAGCTGCAGCTCAGTCCGCCGAAGGAACCGATCGTTTTCTACGTCGAGCACACCACGCCGGTCCGCTATCGGCGCTGGGTGAAGGAAGGCATTCTCGCCTGGAACAAGGCCTTCGAGAAAATCGGCATTGAGGACGCCATCCAGGTCGAATATCAGGACGCCGGCACCGGCCGGCACATGGATAAAGACCCGGAGGACGTGCGTTACAACTTCGTCCGCTGGCTGAACAACGACATCGGCACCGCGATCGGCCCGTCCCGGATCAATCCGGAGACCGGCGAAATTCTGGACGCCGATATCATTCTGACGGACGGCTGGATTCGTCACTTTCAGATGCAGTTCGACAAGGTGATGCCGAAGGTCGCCATGCAGGGCATGGGGCCGGAAACCCTCGCCTGGCTGGCCGAGCACCCCTCCTGGGACCCGCGGGTCCGCTTCGCCGAGCCCGGTGACCGGGCCCACGTGGCCGCGGCGATCGCCCGGCAGGCCTTCGACCCGCTCGCCGGTCATGCCGCCGGCAGCGTGGGGACCGAGATGATGGGCGACGACCAGTTCGACGGCCTCATCGGCACCGGCGTGCAGCGGAACGGCCTCTGCCTCGCCGCCAATGAGAAGGGCGCCGAACTGGCCGCCCTCCGCATGGAACTGGCGATGCGGGCGTTCGACAAAAAGGAACTGAAGAAAAAGAAGGCCGAGGAGGCCAAGGCGAAGGCCGAATCCGAGGCGAAAAAGGAAGCCGCCGACGGCGAGGACGACGCCGAGAAAAAGGACGAGGACCCCGCCGAGGACGGCGAGGAGCAGCCGGACGAAGAGGCCGAATCGCCCGAGAAGGACGACGACGCGGACGAGGACGAGGCCCAGTTGCTCGACGGCATGCCGGAGAGCTTCATCGGCCCGCAGCTCGCCCACCTGGTCGCGCATGAGGTCGGCCACACGCTCGGCCTGCGGCACAACTTCAAGGCGACCGCGGTCTCCCGCTTCGACGAGATCAACGGCGGCACGGGCCTGATCGCCACCAGCGTGATGGACTACACGCCGATCAACATCCGCTTCCACGCCGGCGAAAAGCAGGGCGCCTACGCGATGGAGGGCATCGGCCCGTATGACGTCTGGGCGATCGAATACGGCTACGTTGCCGACGCCAAGGAACTGCCCAAGCTGCTCGCCAAGAGCACCGAGCCGGAACTCGCCTTCGGCACCGACGAAGACACCTCCGGCCCCGACCCCTTCGCCCGGCGGTACGACTTCGGCTCCGACCCGCTGACCTACGCCAAGGACCAGATGGAGTTGATCAACGACCGCCGCACCAAGCTGCTCGAAGCGTTCGTCGAGGACGGCGACGGCTGGTTCAAGGCCCGCGAAGGTTACGAGATGACGCTCTCGATGCAGATGCGGCAGCTCGGGATGATGTCCAACTGGGTCGGCGGCGTGTTCGTCCGCCGCGACGTGAAGGGGCAGGAGGGGGCGAAGCCGCCGCTGTCGGTCGTCGAGGCGAAGGATCAGCGCGAGGCGCTGGAGTTCGTGATCGAGAACAGCTTCCGCGACGGCGCCTACGGCCTCACGCCGGAGTTGCTCTCCCACCTCACCACGGCGAAGTGGATGGACGGCAACGGCTGGCAGAGCGCCATGAGCGACAGCGTCTTCCCTGTGCACGACCGCATCGAGGGGATGCAGGCCTCCGTGATGACCCAGTTGCTCAACCCGACCGTCCTGCGGCGGGTCTACGACAACGAGTTGCAGGTCCCCGCCGGCGAGGACGCCTTCACCCTGCCGGAACTGCTGGAGACCGTGCGGACCGCCGTGTGGACCGAGTTGGTGAAGGCCCCCGAGGGCGACTTCAGCCCGCGGAAGCCGATGATCTCCAGCCTGCGGCGCAACCTGCAGCGGGAGCACGTCAGCCGACTGATCGACCTCAGCCTGCCGGGGGCCGGGAACGGGGCGGCCTTCAAGCCGATCTCCAACCTCGCCTCGATGCAGCTCAAGGAGATCGCCGACGAACTCGGGACCTTCCTGAAGGAGCACGGCGACCGGGCCGACGCCTACACGAAGGCCCACCTGATGGAGGCGGAGTCGATGATCCGCAAGGCGTTGGACGCGGAGTACATCTATAACGCGAACGAAATCGGCGGCAGCTCCGGCCGGCCGATGATCATCTTCGGCAACGAGCCTGCCGCCGCGAACCGGCGCTGA
- a CDS encoding PIG-L family deacetylase, which yields MPVDLPQPLDVIAVGAHPDDVEIGCGGTLARLVEQGYRVGLVDLTDGEPTPGSSGREERLAEAKAAAEVLGLHHRQTLDLPNRRLFDSFEARCELAKVFRRFRPKVVLGIADKTPMASPDHWQATQITDAAVFYSRLCKWDEHFDHLPVHRIDKQVWYPLGFSTTALPPHGGAFVADITATYEKKIAAVKCYKSQFPAEKKRVWSILEGASLSNGAAAGFERGEMFLSATTVGTRDFLQTVLPAVDPVDAP from the coding sequence GTGCCCGTCGATCTGCCGCAACCGCTGGACGTTATTGCCGTCGGTGCCCACCCGGACGACGTAGAAATCGGCTGCGGCGGCACGCTCGCCCGGCTGGTGGAACAGGGGTACCGCGTCGGTTTGGTGGATCTGACCGACGGCGAGCCGACCCCCGGCAGCAGCGGACGTGAGGAACGGCTGGCGGAAGCGAAGGCCGCGGCGGAGGTTCTCGGTCTGCACCACAGGCAGACGCTCGACCTGCCGAACCGGCGGCTGTTCGATTCCTTCGAGGCCCGCTGCGAACTGGCGAAGGTGTTTCGCCGGTTCCGGCCGAAGGTGGTGCTGGGGATCGCGGACAAAACGCCGATGGCCTCGCCGGACCACTGGCAAGCGACGCAGATCACCGACGCCGCGGTCTTTTACAGCCGGCTGTGCAAGTGGGACGAGCACTTCGACCACCTGCCGGTGCACCGGATTGACAAGCAGGTGTGGTATCCGCTGGGCTTCAGCACGACCGCCCTGCCGCCGCACGGCGGAGCGTTCGTCGCCGATATCACGGCGACCTACGAGAAGAAGATCGCCGCGGTGAAGTGCTATAAGTCGCAGTTCCCCGCGGAGAAGAAACGCGTCTGGAGCATCCTGGAGGGCGCCAGTCTGTCCAACGGGGCCGCCGCCGGGTTCGAGCGGGGCGAGATGTTCCTCTCCGCCACCACCGTGGGCACTCGCGACTTCCTGCAAACCGTCCTGCCGGCGGTCGACCCGGTAGACGCGCCCTAA
- a CDS encoding NADH-quinone oxidoreductase subunit B, with product MSLAAVPAAAFADDPGVTFAERAPTSQPADGGWLEGRFEENVVLTTLSQALNWGQANAIWPMTFGIACCAMEMMAIGGPRVDLERFGCGAFRASPRQADLMIVAGTVTHKMASRLRRLYEQMPEPKYVLAMGACTVGGGPYFKHGYHVVKGVDLVVPVDVYVPGCPPRPEALLEGILRLQDRINARTLARRSGETGERLPIPHHTGRVALPVLAGESVTVRPLAV from the coding sequence ATGAGTCTCGCCGCTGTTCCCGCCGCTGCGTTCGCCGATGATCCCGGCGTCACGTTCGCCGAACGCGCCCCGACCTCCCAGCCCGCCGACGGCGGGTGGCTGGAGGGGCGGTTCGAGGAGAACGTCGTTCTCACAACGCTGTCGCAGGCCCTCAACTGGGGGCAGGCGAACGCGATTTGGCCGATGACCTTCGGCATCGCGTGCTGCGCGATGGAGATGATGGCGATCGGCGGTCCGCGGGTGGACCTCGAACGCTTCGGTTGCGGGGCCTTCCGGGCCTCGCCCCGACAGGCCGACCTGATGATCGTCGCCGGCACGGTGACGCACAAAATGGCGTCGCGCTTGCGTCGGCTCTACGAGCAGATGCCCGAACCGAAATACGTGTTGGCGATGGGCGCCTGCACGGTCGGCGGCGGTCCGTACTTCAAGCACGGTTATCACGTCGTCAAAGGCGTCGATCTGGTGGTGCCGGTGGACGTGTACGTCCCCGGCTGTCCGCCTCGGCCCGAAGCGCTGCTGGAAGGCATCCTGCGGCTTCAGGACCGGATCAACGCCCGCACCCTCGCCCGCCGGTCAGGAGAGACCGGCGAGCGCCTCCCTATTCCGCATCATACCGGTCGCGTCGCCCTGCCCGTGTTGGCCGGCGAATCCGTGACCGTTCGGCCGCTGGCCGTCTGA
- the sufD gene encoding Fe-S cluster assembly protein SufD has product MKTALTAVSAPATFDAEAFERFLESRTEPAWVTERRREAFAEYLAHLAVPDPAEEYRRVELRFLRPEKFAIAESGTAPEEFVGGMTDAAGFGGRAVHADGAASHVELSDEAKQAGVVFGCLSDLVNTHGDLLEPYLMTKGVSAEADRFAAWHGAFWTGGTVLYVPRNVSLKQPLHSLIGLSGEGKCDLSHTLVILEDGANAALLEETASLGDGAGLHVGAVELFVGDGANLRYAQLQNWNTNTLHFAHQCGRVGRDGLLQWTVGGLGAKLAHVHQDVMLDGRGARGEVNGVTFSTGRQNLSYYTQQAHNAPDTDSDLLYKTVLRDKSKVVWRGMIRVEEIAQRTDGYQRCDSLMLSADARSDSIPGLEIEADDVRCTHGATTGRVDQEQLFYCRSRGLMESEAMHMIVAGFFEQVLDRVNVEPVRRALAAATERKLGIGD; this is encoded by the coding sequence ATGAAAACCGCCCTAACTGCCGTTTCCGCCCCCGCCACGTTCGACGCCGAGGCGTTTGAGCGGTTTCTCGAATCACGCACCGAGCCCGCCTGGGTGACGGAGCGGCGGCGGGAAGCCTTCGCGGAGTACCTCGCCCACCTCGCCGTGCCGGATCCGGCCGAGGAGTACCGGCGGGTCGAACTGCGGTTCCTGCGGCCCGAGAAGTTTGCGATCGCCGAGTCCGGAACCGCGCCGGAGGAGTTCGTCGGCGGGATGACCGACGCTGCCGGCTTCGGCGGCCGTGCGGTGCACGCGGACGGGGCGGCCTCGCATGTTGAGTTGTCCGACGAGGCGAAGCAGGCCGGCGTGGTGTTCGGTTGCCTCTCGGACCTCGTCAACACGCACGGCGATCTGCTCGAACCGTACCTGATGACCAAGGGCGTCAGTGCGGAGGCAGACCGTTTCGCCGCCTGGCACGGCGCCTTCTGGACCGGCGGCACCGTGCTATACGTGCCGCGGAACGTGTCGCTCAAACAGCCGCTGCACAGCCTGATCGGGTTGAGCGGCGAAGGGAAATGCGACCTCTCCCACACGCTGGTGATTCTTGAGGACGGCGCCAACGCGGCCCTGCTGGAAGAAACCGCCAGCCTCGGCGACGGTGCCGGTCTGCACGTCGGGGCCGTGGAGCTGTTCGTCGGCGACGGGGCGAACCTGCGGTACGCCCAACTCCAGAACTGGAATACCAACACGCTGCACTTCGCCCACCAGTGCGGCCGCGTCGGCCGGGACGGCCTGCTCCAGTGGACCGTCGGCGGCCTCGGCGCGAAGCTCGCCCACGTGCACCAGGACGTGATGCTGGACGGCCGCGGCGCCCGTGGGGAAGTGAACGGCGTCACGTTCTCAACCGGCCGTCAAAACCTCTCGTACTACACGCAGCAGGCCCACAACGCCCCGGACACCGACAGCGACCTGCTGTATAAGACGGTGCTCCGCGATAAATCGAAGGTCGTCTGGCGGGGCATGATTCGGGTCGAGGAGATCGCCCAGCGGACCGACGGTTATCAGCGCTGCGATTCGCTGATGCTCTCCGCAGACGCCCGCAGCGACAGCATCCCCGGGCTGGAGATCGAGGCGGACGACGTCCGCTGCACCCACGGCGCCACGACCGGCCGGGTGGACCAGGAACAGCTCTTTTATTGCCGCAGCCGCGGGCTGATGGAGTCGGAGGCGATGCACATGATCGTCGCCGGCTTCTTCGAGCAGGTGCTGGACCGCGTGAACGTGGAACCCGTTCGCCGAGCCCTCGCGGCCGCCACGGAGCGTAAGCTGGGCATCGGCGACTAA